One Thunnus albacares chromosome 12, fThuAlb1.1, whole genome shotgun sequence genomic region harbors:
- the LOC122994693 gene encoding histone H2B 3-like — protein sequence MPDPVKAPKKGSKKAVSKATKTGKKKRKTRKESYAIYVYKVLKQVHPDTGISSKAMGIMNSFVGDIFERIAGEASRLAHYNKRSTITSREIQTAVRLLLPGELAKHAVSEGTKAVTKYTSSK from the coding sequence ATGCCTGATCCAGTTAAGGCCCCGAAGAAAGGCTCCAAGAAGGCCGTGTCTAAAGCCACCAAGACCggcaagaagaagagaaagaccaGGAAGGAGAGCTACGCCATCTACGTGTACAAGGTGCTGAAGCAGGTCCACCCCGACACCGGCATCTCCTCCAAGGCCATGGGCATCATGAACTCCTTTGTGGGGGACATCTTTGAGCGCATCGCCGGTGAGGCTTCCCGCCTTGCTCACTACAACAAGCGCTCCACCATCACCTCCAGGGAGATCCAGACCGCCGTCCGCCTGCTGCTGCCTGGTGAGCTGGCCAAACACGCCGTGTCTGAGGGCACCAAGGCCGTCACCAAGTACACCAGCTCCAAGTAA
- the LOC122994698 gene encoding histone H4, whose protein sequence is MSGRGKGGKGLGKGGAKRHRKVLRDNIQGITKPAIRRLARRGGVKRISGLIYEETRGVLKVFLENVIRDAVTYTEHAKRKTVTAMDVVYALKRQGRTLYGFGG, encoded by the coding sequence ATGAGTGGTAGAGGCAAAGGCGGTAAGGGACTCGGTAAAGGAGGCGCCAAGCGTCACCGTAAAGTTCTCCGTGATAACATCCAGGGAATCACCAAGCCCGCCATCCGCCGTCTGGCTCGCCGCGGCGGTGTGAAGCGTATCTCCGGTCTGATCTACGAGGAGACCCGCGGAGTGTTGAAGGTGTTCCTGGAGAATGTGATCCGTGATGCCGTCACCTACACCGAGCATGCCAAGAGAAAGACCGTGACCGCCATGGATGTGGTTTATGCTCTGAAGAGGCAGGGACGCACTCTGTACGGCTTCGGAGGTTAA
- the LOC122994687 gene encoding histone H2A-like has translation MSGRGKTGGKARAKAKTRSSRAGLQFPVGRVHRLLRKGNYAERVGAGAPVYLAAVLEYLTAEILELAGNAARDNKKTRIIPRHLQLAVRNDEELNKLLGGVTIAQGGVLPNIQAVLLPKKTEKPAKK, from the coding sequence ATGAGTGGACGCGGCAAAACCGGAGGCAAAGCCCGCGCTAAGGCAAAGACCCGCTCTTCTCGTGCCGGGCTCCAGTTCCCAGTCGGCCGTGTTCACAGGCTGCTGCGCAAAGGCAACTATGCGGAGCGTGTGGGTGCCGGCGCCCCCGTCTACCTGGCGGCTGTGCTGGAGTACCTGACCGCTGAGATCCTGGAGTTGGCTGGAAACGCTGCCCGCGACAACAAGAAGACCAGGATCATCCCCCGTCACCTGCAGCTGGCTGTCCGCAACGACGAGGAGCTCAATAAACTGCTGGGCGGAGTGACCATCGCTCAGGGCGGCGTGCTGCCTAACATCCAGGCTGTCCTGCTGCCCAAGAAGACCGAGAAGCCCGCCAAGAAGTAA
- the LOC122994685 gene encoding histone H3: MARTKQTARKSTGGKAPRKQLATKAARKSAPATGGVKKPHRYRPGTVALREIRRYQKSTELLIRKLPFQRLVREIAQDFKTDLRFQSSAVMALQEASEAYLVGLFEDTNLCAIHAKRVTIMPKDIQLARRIRGERA, from the coding sequence ATGGCAAGAACCAAGCAGACCGCCCGTAAATCTACCGGAGGCAAAGCCCCCAGAAAGCAGCTGGCCACCAAGGCTGCCCGTAAGAGCGCCCCGGCCACCGGCGGCGTCAAGAAGCCTCACCGTTACAGGCCCGGTACCGTGGCTCTCAGAGAGATCCGTCGCTACCAGAAATCCACCGAGCTGCTGATCCGCAAGCTGCCCTTCCAGCGCCTGGTCAGAGAAATCGCTCAGGATTTCAAGACCGACCTGCGCTTCCAGAGCTCCGCTGTCATGGCTCTGCAGGAGGCCAGCGAGGCTTACTTGGTCGGCCTGTTCGAGGACACCAATCTGTGCGCCATCCACGCCAAGAGGGTCACCATCATGCCCAAAGACATCCAGCTGGCCCGCCGCATCCGTGGAGAGAGAGCTTAA